The DNA region TTGCAGGTGGCTGAGATGAATAACCGTTGGGGGTGGGAGGACAAGAAGTACTGGCCGGAGCGGGAGCGGGCATTGTGGCAGCAGCATCGGGATGAGTGGCTAGAGGGCTTGCCGAAGTGGAGTTGGTGCCTATGGGGCGGCCTGGTGGAAGGGGTGGCAGTGCGAACTCCCAAGTTGTGGCGTGTGGCCCGGCAGCAGATCGACGTGCGGCGGGTGAGCTGTGATTTTCGGGATTTTGACACGCTGCTGAAGAATCTGGAGTTGCTGGCGGGGGTGGTGTACTTGGCGGTGGCGGGGAGCCAACTCGGAGTCGCGAGGCTGCGTGCGTTGGTGCAGTCGCCTTTCATTCAACATGTGGCGGTGCTGAATTTGATGTCCCAACGGATCGGGATGGAGGGGGTCTTAGCGTTGGCACTGTCCCCCTACTTGCAGAACCTGACGGAGCTGATTCTGGGCTGGAACGGCCTGGGGGATGGGGGCGTCGAGGTGTTGGCGCACTTTCCTTCCCTGGAGCACCTCACGACGCTCAACCTGTGGTGGAACGGGATCGGGGATGCGGGGGCGGAGGCGTTGGCGCGAGCCTCCAGTTTTCCACGCCTGAGCCGGCTGTGGCTGGGCTTCAACCGGATCGGTGCGGCAGGGGCCGAAGCTCTGGCCGAGTCTCCTCATCTTCAGAACTTGACACTGCTGGACCTGGGGATCAACCAGATCGGTGCGGCGGGGGCGCAAGCGTTGGCCCGGTCGTCTCACTTTCAGAAGTTGACCTATCTCTCGCTCAACGGCAACCAGATCGACGATGCGGGGGCGGTGGCCCTGGCGCAGTCTCCTCATTTCCCGGCTCTGGCGCGGCTTTTTCTCGGCGGTAACCAGATTGGCGAGGCGGGGGCGAAGGCGTTGGCGCAGTCGCCGTATCTTCAGAACCTCACGGAGTTGGAGCTGGAGGGCAACCCGATCGGCGAGGGGGGACGAGAGGCGTTGCAGCAGTCGCCGTATTTGCGGCGGTGCCGGGTGCGGCTGTGAGGCGGCGGGGGGTCAGGTGGGGCGGTTGAGTTTGCCGGTGGAGCCGCCGAGCTGGGTGCGGGTGCGGAGGCGTTCGAGGAGGTTCTGGCGGGC from Thermogemmata fonticola includes:
- a CDS encoding leucine-rich repeat domain-containing protein encodes the protein LQVAEMNNRWGWEDKKYWPERERALWQQHRDEWLEGLPKWSWCLWGGLVEGVAVRTPKLWRVARQQIDVRRVSCDFRDFDTLLKNLELLAGVVYLAVAGSQLGVARLRALVQSPFIQHVAVLNLMSQRIGMEGVLALALSPYLQNLTELILGWNGLGDGGVEVLAHFPSLEHLTTLNLWWNGIGDAGAEALARASSFPRLSRLWLGFNRIGAAGAEALAESPHLQNLTLLDLGINQIGAAGAQALARSSHFQKLTYLSLNGNQIDDAGAVALAQSPHFPALARLFLGGNQIGEAGAKALAQSPYLQNLTELELEGNPIGEGGREALQQSPYLRRCRVRL